From the genome of Labrus bergylta chromosome 4, fLabBer1.1, whole genome shotgun sequence, one region includes:
- the prg4a gene encoding proteoglycan 4a: protein MKMFLWLLLLGFGMTYTAATGPDSCVGRCGESFTRGQQCTCDFSCLQHNECCHDFEATCSTGQSCRGRCGEAFRRGQLCECDPECVHYNTCCHDYQGYCDTNVAYSHPRTVQALRSAVSEKRKSKRGKKSSNSESEEWYTARSHCSQYPGAPCSRTSGVIKPSTASSSGPTAPANPSIPLQHGVRNIPTFHGRAPESPASGSSLPSYNAQSQGSNTPVRPSASGADGGTLNVHLLIQPGEVAPSAPSQDYSDPAGPADPRPSTLQDVAQAFVQSLVKEDSEGPVTGVFADQNLCSDSPINGLTVLSNGTMLIFKGELFWSVNPVSRSVGRPKNILDNLGVPSPIDTIFTRCNCKGNTYIIKGDQYWLLDENMVMEPGFPKPLASEFPGLTGSISAALAAPATRSRSETVFFFKKGDVIQRFTFPSGSTPSCGNRQSRFSLQAEVLLSKEIKIKSSLKGFPIPVTSALSIPSPRRSDPYQHYVFSGSLFFNIKISGNLPALAKPDPDSAFAPLPLSSPALAAPNTAAQNRNPPQPTNSIKVWLQCP from the exons ATGAAGATGTTCCTGTGGCTTCTGTTGCTTGGCTTTGGTATGACCTATACGGCTGCTACTGGACCAG ACAGCTGTGTGGGTCGCTGTGGTGAGAGCTTCACCAGAGGCCAGCAGTGTACCTGTGACTTCAGCTGCCTCCAACATAATGAGTGCTGCCACGACTTTGAGGCGACTTGCTCCACCG GTCAGTCCTGTAGGGGTCGCTGTGGCGAGGCGTTCAGGCGCGGtcagctgtgtgagtgtgacccAGAGTGCGTCCACTACAACACCTGTTGTCATGACTACCAGGGATACTGTG ATACAAATGTGGCATATTCACACCCGAGGACCGTCCAGGCTCTGAGGTCTGCAGTTTCAG AGAAACGCAAATCAAAGAGAGGCAAGAAAAGCTCCAACAGTGAGAGTGAGGAATGGTACACAG CACGCAGTCACTGCTCACAGTACCCTGGGGCTCCATGTTCAAGGACATCAGGTGTCATTAAGCCATCCACTGCTAGCTCCTCTGGCCCGACCGCTCCCGCTAATCCATCCATTCCACTTCAACATG GTGTGAGAAACATCCCTACCTTTCATGGTAGAGCTCCAGAATCACCAGCATCAGGCTCATCTCTGCCAAGCTACAACGCTCAGTCTCAGGGCAGCAACACTCCTGTCCGTCCCTCTGCTTCAGGAGCTGATGGAGGTACACTGAACGTCCATCTGTTGATACAACCTGGGGAAGTCGCTCCATCTGCACCAAGTCAAG ATTACAGTGACCCTGCAGGCCCTGCAGACCCCAGACCCAGCACCCTGCAGGACGTAGCGCAGGCCTTTGTTCAGTCTTTAGTGAAGGAAGACTCTGAGGGACCAGTGACAG gAGTATTTGCTGATCAGAACCTCTGCAGTGACTCTCCCATCAATGGACTGACGGTGCTCAGCAATGGGACCATGCTGATATTTAAAG GTGAGCTGTTCTGGTCAGTGAATCCTGTCAGTCGCTCAGTTGGTCGTCCAAAGAATATCCTGGATAATTTAGGCGTCCCGTCTCCCATCGATACCATCTTCACACGCTGCAACTGTAAGGGAAACACCTACATCATCAAG GGAGACCAGTACTGGCTTCTGGATGAAAACATGGTGATGGAGCCGGGCTTCCCTAAACCTCTGGCCTCTGAGTTCCCAGGTCTGACAGGAAGCATCAGTGCTGCACTGGCAGCGCCTGCCACCAGGAGCAGATCTGAGACTGTGTTCTTCTTTAAGAAAG GTGACGTCATTCAGAGGTTTACCTTCCCATCAGGCAGCACTCCCTCCTGCGGCAACAGACAGAGTCGTTTCTCTCTCCAGGCTG AAGTTCTTCTTAGTAAAGAGATCaaaatcaaatcctctctgaagGGATTCCCCATCCCGGTCACTTCTGCTCTGTCTATACCCAGTCCTCGGAGAAGTGATCCATACCAGCACTACGTCTTCTCTGGAT CTCTTTTCTTCAACATCAAGATTTCTGGTAACCTGCCAGCTCTGGCTAAACCTGACCCAGACTCAGCCTTTGCACCTCTACCCCTTTCCAGCCCTGCTCTTGCGGCACCCAACACGGCTGCTCAGAATAGAAATCCTCCCCAACCGACCAACTCCATCAAAGTTTGGCTGCAGTGCCCATAG